In Buchnera aphidicola (Lipaphis pseudobrassicae), a genomic segment contains:
- a CDS encoding cell division protein FtsL: MNTKRYDLFEIIKSDFILNWKIHLILFIAIIISASFVVITVYKTRLLITKEENLILKKNKKKMNGEI; this comes from the coding sequence ATGAATACTAAACGTTATGATTTATTTGAAATTATTAAAAGTGATTTTATTTTAAATTGGAAAATACATTTAATTTTATTTATAGCAATTATAATATCAGCAAGTTTTGTTGTAATTACGGTTTATAAAACTCGTCTATTAATTACAAAAGAAGAAAATCTTATTTTAAAAAAAAACAAAAAAAAAATGAATGGAGAAATTTAA